The Hemicordylus capensis ecotype Gifberg chromosome 6, rHemCap1.1.pri, whole genome shotgun sequence genome window below encodes:
- the KBTBD2 gene encoding kelch repeat and BTB domain-containing protein 2 has product MATQEERQINTEYAVSLLEQLKLFYEQQLLTDIVLIVEGTEFPCHKMVLATCSSYFRAMFMSGLSESKQTHIHLRNVDAATLQIIITYAYTGNLSINDTTVEQLYETACFLQVEDVLQRCREYLIKKINAENCVRLLSFADLFSCEELKQSAKRMVEHKFTAVYHQDAFMQLSHDLLIDILSSDNLNVEKEETVREAAMLWLEYNTESRSQYLSSVLSQIRIDALSEVTQRAWFQGLPPNDKSVVVQGLYKSMPKFFKPRLGMTKEEMMIFIEAAAESPGSLYSSVCYSPQAEKVYKLCSPPADLHKVGTLVTPDNDIYIAGGQIPLKNTKPNHNKTSKLQVAFRIVNCFYWFDAQQNTWFPKSPMLFVRIKPSLVCCEGHIYAIGGDSVGGELNRRTVERYDTERDEWTMVSPLPCAWHWSTAVALHNCIYVMAHNLMYCYFPRSDAWVEMAMRQTSRCFASATAFGDKIFYIGGLHVGNNTGIRIPTSTLDGSSVTVEVYDVNKNEWRTAANIPAKRYSDPCVRAVVISNSLCVFIRETHMNERAKYATYQYDMDLDRWFLRQHISERVLWDLGKDFRCTVGKLYPSCLEESPWKPPPYLFPPDGADEFELDGEMVTLPPV; this is encoded by the exons gGCTATGTTCATGAGCGGGTTGAGTGAAAGCAAGCAAACGCATATCCATCTGAGGAATGTGGATGCAGCAACTTTACAAATCATAATAACTTATGCTTACACAGGTAACTTGTCAATAAATGACACTACAGTCGAACAGCTTTATGAAACAGCTTGCTTCTTACAG GTAGAAGATGTATTACAGCGATGTAGAGAatacttaattaaaaaaattaatgcagAGAACTGTGTACGGCTCTTGAGTTTCGCTGATCTCTTCAGCTGTGAAGAGCTGAAACAGAGTGCGAAGAGGATGGTGGAACACAAGTTCACAGCTGTATACCACCAGGATGCTTTCATGCAGCTGTCCCATGATCTATTGATAGATATTTTGAGCAGTGACAATTTAAATGTGGAAAAGGAAGAAACCGTTCGTGAAGCTGCTATGTTATGGCTGGAGTATAACACAGAATCTCGATCACAGTATTTGTCATCTGTTCTTAGCCAAATAAGAATTGATGCGCTTTCCGAGGTTACGCAAAGAGCTTGGTTTCAAGGCTTACCACCAAATGACAAATCTGTAGTGGTTCAAGGATTGTATAAATCTATGCCGAAGTTTTTTAAGCCAAGGCTTGGAATGACTAAGGAGGAGATGATGATCTTTATTGAAGCTGCTGCTGAAAGCCCTGGTAGTCTTTACTCTTCAGTTTGCTACAGTCCCCAGGCTGAAAAAGTTTACAAGCTCTGCAGCCCTCCTGCTGACTTGCATAAGGTTGGGACGCTTGTAACTCCTGATAATGATATTTATATAGCAGGTGGGCAAATCCCGCTGAAAAACACAAAACCCAACCACAATAAAACTAGCAAACTTCAGGTTGCTTTCCGAATTGTGAATTGCTTTTATTGGTTTGATGCCCAACAAAACACTTGGTTTCCAAAGAGTCCAATGCTGTTTGTTCGTATAAAGCCATCCCTGGTTTGTTGTGAAGGCCACATCTATGCAATTGGAGGAGACAGTGTAGGTGGAGAACTCAACAGGAGAACTGTGGAAAGGTATGATACCGAGAGAGACGAATGGACCATGGTAAGCCCGTTGCCCTGTGCATGGCACTGGAGTACAGCAGTTGCTCTTCATAACTGCATTTACGTGATGGCACACAATTTGATGTACTGCTACTTCCCCAGGTCAGATGCTTGGGTTGAAATGGCTATGAGACAAACTAGCAGATGTTTTGCTTCAGCTACTGCCTTTGGagacaaaatattttatataGGAGGCTTGCATGTTGGCAACAACACTGGTATAAGAATCCCAACCAGCACTCTAGATGGGTCTTCGGTAACCGTGGAAGTCTATGATGTAAATAAAAACGAATGGCGCACAGCAGCCAATATCCCTGCCAAGCGTTATTCTGACCCCTGTGTCAGAGCTGTTGTGATTTCCAACTCTCTATGTGTCTTCATACGAGAAACCCACATGAATGAGAGAGCCAAGTATGCCACCTACCAATATGATATGGACCTTGACCGGTGGTTCTTGCGGCAGCATATATCTGAGCGGGTGCTCTGGGATTTGGGGAAAGACTTTAGGTGCACTGTGGGAAAACTCTATCCATCTTGCCTTGAAGAGTCCCCATGGAAGCCTCCACCGTATCTTTTCCCACCAGATGGAGCTGATGAGTTTGAGCTGGATGGAGAGATGGTCACCCTACCACCTGTATAG